The following are encoded together in the Triticum dicoccoides isolate Atlit2015 ecotype Zavitan chromosome 6B, WEW_v2.0, whole genome shotgun sequence genome:
- the LOC119322565 gene encoding zinc finger transcription factor YY1-like isoform X1, whose product MQGLHRRYRWIKEWVPQDLVIAGGPCALYKWVREDRLAALKSKDKKEGACTAKPDPATEVLFLCSYDGCGKTFVDAGALRKHAHVHGERQYVCHYEGCGKKFLDSSKLKRHFLIHTGEKNFVCPHEGCGKAFSLDFNLKAHMKTHFADNYHMCPYPECGRRFTQESKLRAHFRAQHEKSGAQNPGGPVMNRNALGDHPHNTAKSPVTPPVPSADRPYVCPYDGCAKAYIHEYKLNLHLKKEHPNHYLDAGAQAGPSRGTVSKNSRRSKPNLTTSMPLAKIPKRSGYTVPSPVISIPEELQLPMKVLYEDDSEETEEEGDNLEEGGLRYRAASGDDDDEETEEEE is encoded by the exons AGGACAGGTTGGCTGCTCTTAAGTCCAAGGACAAGAAAGAAGGGGCATGCACTGCAAAGCCTGACCCTGCCACCGAGGTTCTTTTCTTATGCAGCTATGATGGCTGTGGGAAAACTTTTGTTGATGCAGGTGCTCTTAGGAAACATGCCCATGTGCATGGGGAGAGGCAGTATGTCTGTCACTATGAGGGATGTGGGAAG AAATTTTTAGATAGCTCTAAGTTGAAGAGGCATTTTCTTATTCATACAGGCGAGAAGAACTTCGTCTGCCCTCATGAAGGTTGTGGCAAG GCTTTCTCATTGGATTTTAATTTGAAGGCACACATGAAAACCCATTTTGCGGATAACTATCATATGTGTCCATACCCAGAATGTGGTCGAAGATTTACACAGGAATCTAAACTAAGGGCTCATTTCAGGGCACAACATGAGAAG TCTGGTGCACAGAATCCAGGTGGGCCTGTAATGAACCGCAATGCACTAGGAGATCACCCTCATAACACAGCGAAATCTCCGGTAACACCACCAGTTCCATCAGCTGATCGTCCGTATGTCTGCCCTTACGATGGGTGTGCCAAGGCATACATTCACGAGTACAAGCTTAACCTCCATTTGAAGAAAGAGCACCCCAACCACTATTTGGATGCTGGTGCTCAAGCTGGTCCGTCGAGGGGCACAGTGTCGAAGAATTCCCGTAGAAGCAAGCCAAACCTCACAACCAGCATGCCACTCGCCAAGATCCCTAAGCGCAGTGGTTATACGGTGCCATCTCCAGTTATCAGTATCCCCGAGGAGCTTCAGTTGCCAATGAAGGTGTTGTACGAagatgatagtgaggagactgaggAAGAGGGAGATAACCTTGAGGAGGGGGGATTGAGATACAGAGCTGCTAGCggcgacgatgacgatgaggagaCGGAGGAAGAAGAATGA
- the LOC119322565 gene encoding zinc finger transcription factor YY1-like isoform X2 has protein sequence MQGLHRRYRWIKEWVPQDLVIAGGPCALYKWVREDRLAALKSKDKKEGACTAKPDPATEVLFLCSYDGCGKTFVDAGALRKHAHVHGERQYVCHYEGCGKKFLDSSKLKRHFLIHTGEKNFVCPHEGCGKAFSLDFNLKAHMKTHFADNYHMCPYPECGRRFTQESKLRAHFRAQHEKNPGGPVMNRNALGDHPHNTAKSPVTPPVPSADRPYVCPYDGCAKAYIHEYKLNLHLKKEHPNHYLDAGAQAGPSRGTVSKNSRRSKPNLTTSMPLAKIPKRSGYTVPSPVISIPEELQLPMKVLYEDDSEETEEEGDNLEEGGLRYRAASGDDDDEETEEEE, from the exons AGGACAGGTTGGCTGCTCTTAAGTCCAAGGACAAGAAAGAAGGGGCATGCACTGCAAAGCCTGACCCTGCCACCGAGGTTCTTTTCTTATGCAGCTATGATGGCTGTGGGAAAACTTTTGTTGATGCAGGTGCTCTTAGGAAACATGCCCATGTGCATGGGGAGAGGCAGTATGTCTGTCACTATGAGGGATGTGGGAAG AAATTTTTAGATAGCTCTAAGTTGAAGAGGCATTTTCTTATTCATACAGGCGAGAAGAACTTCGTCTGCCCTCATGAAGGTTGTGGCAAG GCTTTCTCATTGGATTTTAATTTGAAGGCACACATGAAAACCCATTTTGCGGATAACTATCATATGTGTCCATACCCAGAATGTGGTCGAAGATTTACACAGGAATCTAAACTAAGGGCTCATTTCAGGGCACAACATGAGAAG AATCCAGGTGGGCCTGTAATGAACCGCAATGCACTAGGAGATCACCCTCATAACACAGCGAAATCTCCGGTAACACCACCAGTTCCATCAGCTGATCGTCCGTATGTCTGCCCTTACGATGGGTGTGCCAAGGCATACATTCACGAGTACAAGCTTAACCTCCATTTGAAGAAAGAGCACCCCAACCACTATTTGGATGCTGGTGCTCAAGCTGGTCCGTCGAGGGGCACAGTGTCGAAGAATTCCCGTAGAAGCAAGCCAAACCTCACAACCAGCATGCCACTCGCCAAGATCCCTAAGCGCAGTGGTTATACGGTGCCATCTCCAGTTATCAGTATCCCCGAGGAGCTTCAGTTGCCAATGAAGGTGTTGTACGAagatgatagtgaggagactgaggAAGAGGGAGATAACCTTGAGGAGGGGGGATTGAGATACAGAGCTGCTAGCggcgacgatgacgatgaggagaCGGAGGAAGAAGAATGA